TGAGAGGATACTTACTACATGATGCAAACATTGGAGATAGTGTTGAAATTGAAACACCCATTGGAAGAAAAGTAAAGGGAATTCTTATCTCAGTTTCACCCCCTTACAGGCACAACTTTGGTAAACCAATAAGAGAATTGATTGATATCGGGAAGAAGATTAGAGAAAAATATCTGGAGGAGAAGAATGGGGAAAGTTGAAGAGTTTATGAGAAAAAGTCCAGAAATTATGAAGAAATGTCTTGGAGGACTTGACTACGAGAAATTCAGATTTGGAAAAATTGGGATTGACTATGAGGAATTGATGAGTTCCATTGGATACTCTATAGAAGATGCGGGAAAGATACTCAAGGAAACAAAGGTAGGTAATACACCATTGTATGAA
This genomic stretch from Caldisericia bacterium harbors:
- a CDS encoding 2-amino-4-ketopentanoate thiolase produces the protein MARKGEYVEIKLVLLKPEERAEHLPEDTKNLPFEAKVRGYLLHDANIGDSVEIETPIGRKVKGILISVSPPYRHNFGKPIRELIDIGKKIREKYLEEKNGES